A window from Trinickia violacea encodes these proteins:
- a CDS encoding SPFH domain-containing protein: MFGIRFIKSQPTVHLMQFQAGRVVREGAGLSFFYYAPATTLVSVPVASQDRPFILELVTADFQSVTVQGQVTYRVSDPHRTAAMMDFSLGKDGRSYVSEDPKRLGERVAMQVEVIVQQAVQALELKAALRASASIARTAQTELASQPEIEALGLEILGVSVMAVKPTPDIARALEAEARESNLKAADDAVYLRRMSAVENERAIRQNELDTDIAVEQKKRQIRETQMEAKATLMRKENELRGEQMASDIELEEKRKAFVAGQAHNSRTLAEAEAHRVAAVMQALEKADPRVVNALAAAGMQPGQLIAQAFGGIAERAERIGQLNVSPELLQGLMGAGARAAS, encoded by the coding sequence TCGATTCATCAAGTCGCAGCCGACCGTTCACCTGATGCAGTTCCAAGCGGGAAGGGTGGTGCGCGAAGGCGCCGGGCTGTCGTTCTTCTACTACGCCCCGGCGACCACGCTGGTGTCCGTTCCGGTGGCAAGCCAGGATCGTCCCTTCATCCTTGAACTGGTCACCGCGGATTTCCAGAGCGTGACCGTGCAGGGTCAAGTGACCTACCGCGTCAGCGACCCGCACCGTACCGCGGCGATGATGGATTTCTCGCTGGGTAAGGACGGACGCTCGTATGTCTCCGAAGATCCGAAGCGGCTCGGAGAACGTGTCGCGATGCAGGTCGAGGTGATCGTGCAGCAGGCCGTGCAGGCGCTGGAATTGAAGGCGGCGCTGCGCGCCTCGGCGTCGATCGCCCGCACGGCGCAGACTGAACTCGCCAGCCAGCCCGAAATTGAGGCGTTGGGGCTCGAGATACTCGGGGTGTCGGTGATGGCGGTCAAGCCCACCCCGGACATTGCCCGAGCGCTCGAAGCCGAAGCGCGCGAGTCCAACCTCAAGGCCGCTGACGACGCCGTGTATCTGCGGCGCATGTCAGCCGTGGAAAACGAGCGCGCAATCCGGCAGAACGAACTGGATACCGACATCGCGGTCGAGCAGAAGAAGCGGCAAATCCGCGAGACGCAGATGGAAGCGAAGGCCACGCTGATGCGCAAGGAAAACGAGTTGCGTGGTGAGCAGATGGCGTCCGACATCGAACTCGAGGAAAAGCGCAAGGCATTCGTGGCGGGGCAGGCGCACAACAGCCGTACCCTCGCGGAGGCCGAGGCACACAGGGTGGCGGCGGTGATGCAGGCGCTCGAAAAGGCCGACCCACGCGTCGTCAACGCGCTCGCCGCAGCCGGCATGCAGCCGGGCCAGCTGATCGCCCAAGCCTTTGGCGGGATCGCGGAACGGGCAGAGCGCATCGGGCAGCTCAACGTGTCGCCGGAACTGCTTCAGGGCCTCATGGGCGCGGGGGCGAGGGCAGCATCATGA
- a CDS encoding sugar ABC transporter ATP-binding protein, whose protein sequence is MTTLHGPSSLAAEPQAFPDREILRLEGIGKRFPGVVALDGIHLDLRRGEVHAVCGENGAGKSTLMKIISGQYQPDEGVICYRGEPVRFSSTSEAQAAGIAIIHQELNLVPHLTVAENLYLAREPKRGPFVDSRKLNADAARCLARVGLNVAPTTPVGALSIAQQQMVEIAKALSLDALVLIMDEPTSSLTESETVQLFRIIKELRAAGVAILYISHRLDEMAQIVDRVTVLRDGRHISTDDFCTLSVNDIVARMVGRSIEDAYPSRQSRPTDVVLLNVRDLSRAGVFGPISFELRKGEILGFAGLMGAGRTEVARAIFGADRLDGGTIALHGQPVTIRSPREAIRHGIAYLSEDRKQEGLALAMPVAANITLANVRGVSSRAGFLRFSEEAAIARRFVQELAIRTPSVDQIVRNLSGGNQQKVVIGKWLYRGSKILFFDEPTRGIDVGAKFAIYGLMDRLAADGVGVVLISSELPELLGMTDRIAVFHEGRMTAVLETKQTSQEEIMHFASGHTHA, encoded by the coding sequence ATGACAACGCTTCACGGCCCGTCCAGCCTTGCTGCGGAGCCCCAAGCCTTCCCCGACCGGGAGATCCTGCGGCTGGAGGGCATCGGCAAGCGCTTTCCGGGCGTCGTCGCTCTCGACGGCATTCACCTCGACCTCCGACGTGGAGAGGTCCACGCCGTCTGCGGTGAAAATGGGGCTGGCAAATCCACGCTCATGAAGATCATCAGCGGCCAGTACCAACCGGACGAAGGCGTCATTTGCTACCGCGGCGAGCCGGTGCGGTTTTCTTCGACATCCGAAGCGCAGGCGGCCGGGATCGCGATCATTCACCAGGAACTCAACCTCGTACCGCACCTCACGGTGGCGGAAAACCTGTACCTCGCACGCGAACCCAAACGCGGGCCGTTTGTCGACTCCCGCAAGCTCAACGCCGACGCGGCGCGCTGCCTCGCACGCGTCGGCTTGAACGTGGCCCCGACGACGCCGGTCGGGGCGCTGTCCATCGCGCAGCAGCAGATGGTCGAAATCGCAAAGGCGCTGTCGCTTGACGCCCTCGTTCTGATCATGGACGAACCGACGTCCTCGCTCACCGAATCGGAAACGGTTCAGCTCTTTCGCATCATCAAGGAGTTGCGAGCGGCAGGCGTGGCGATCCTTTACATCTCGCATCGCCTCGACGAAATGGCGCAAATCGTCGACCGCGTGACAGTGCTGCGCGATGGCCGCCATATCTCGACCGACGACTTCTGCACGCTGAGCGTGAACGACATCGTCGCCCGCATGGTGGGACGTTCGATCGAAGACGCTTATCCGTCGAGGCAGTCGCGGCCCACGGACGTCGTGCTGTTGAACGTGCGCGACTTGAGCCGGGCAGGTGTCTTCGGTCCGATTTCATTCGAGCTTCGCAAGGGCGAAATTCTCGGCTTCGCCGGCCTCATGGGCGCGGGCCGCACCGAAGTCGCCCGCGCGATCTTCGGTGCCGACCGGCTCGACGGCGGCACGATTGCGCTTCACGGTCAGCCGGTGACGATACGTTCGCCACGCGAAGCCATTCGCCACGGCATCGCCTACCTGTCGGAAGACCGCAAACAGGAAGGTCTTGCGCTCGCGATGCCCGTTGCCGCGAACATCACGCTTGCGAACGTGCGGGGCGTTTCGTCGCGCGCCGGCTTCCTGCGCTTTAGCGAAGAGGCCGCGATTGCGCGGCGCTTCGTGCAGGAATTGGCTATCCGCACACCATCTGTCGACCAGATCGTACGCAACCTGTCCGGCGGCAACCAGCAAAAGGTCGTGATCGGCAAGTGGCTCTATCGCGGATCGAAGATCCTGTTCTTCGACGAGCCCACGCGCGGTATCGACGTGGGCGCGAAGTTCGCCATTTACGGGCTGATGGACAGGCTTGCCGCAGATGGCGTCGGTGTCGTGCTGATCAGTTCGGAGTTGCCTGAGCTGCTTGGGATGACGGATCGAATTGCCGTATTTCACGAGGGCCGCATGACGGCGGTTCTCGAAACGAAACAGACCAGCCAGGAGGAAATCATGCACTTTGCTTCGGGACACACACATGCTTGA
- a CDS encoding FadR/GntR family transcriptional regulator — protein sequence MKSTEPKRLYQSVAAQILALIRQGEFPAGERLPPERELALKLGVSRPSLREALIALEIGGQVEIRMGSGVYVRDGSADDVNAMSALGDSPSELMQARAAIEGSVVVLAAARMTAATLDRLRRTIERMRRLAAAGKSPVEADRQFHMLIAETAGNSVLSRFVGELFDSRHDPIAAAMRGHTESAQTWTAAVEEHEDVLKALQAGDPIAAQTAMRAHLRASEERWISGVLKQGTD from the coding sequence ATGAAATCGACGGAACCAAAGCGGCTTTACCAATCCGTTGCCGCCCAGATCCTCGCGCTGATTCGTCAGGGCGAATTTCCGGCTGGAGAACGGCTGCCGCCCGAGCGTGAACTGGCGCTAAAGCTCGGTGTGTCACGTCCATCGCTGCGCGAAGCCCTCATCGCGCTGGAGATTGGCGGCCAGGTCGAGATCCGGATGGGGTCGGGCGTTTATGTGCGCGATGGAAGTGCGGACGACGTGAACGCGATGAGCGCGCTTGGCGACAGTCCATCGGAGCTGATGCAGGCGCGTGCTGCCATAGAAGGCAGCGTCGTGGTGCTTGCTGCGGCGCGCATGACGGCAGCCACGCTGGATCGTCTGCGCCGCACGATCGAGCGGATGCGCAGACTGGCGGCAGCGGGCAAATCGCCGGTCGAGGCAGACCGGCAATTCCACATGCTGATCGCGGAAACCGCAGGTAACTCGGTGCTCAGCCGCTTTGTCGGAGAGCTGTTTGACAGCCGCCACGATCCTATCGCGGCCGCGATGCGTGGCCATACGGAAAGTGCTCAAACCTGGACCGCAGCGGTAGAGGAGCATGAGGACGTGTTAAAAGCGCTGCAGGCCGGCGACCCCATCGCCGCGCAAACGGCGATGCGCGCGCACCTCAGGGCTTCCGAGGAACGATGGATAAGCGGCGTGTTGAAACAGGGCACAGATTGA
- a CDS encoding ABC transporter permease, with protein sequence MLEMTSDRTQAVDRTARQRRRDLIQKFAALGSLIALVIAFSITSAAFFSVGNMMTVCLQVTSIAYLGVAATCVIITGGIDLSVGSVLALAGVSAALLVKAGMPVPVAMLGGITVGGLCGFVNGICVTRMGLPPFIATLGMMLVARGLALEITGARPVSDLGDAFGALGNGALFRLSHIGPDGFPDTTFPGIPYPVVIMIVLFVAGSVLLSKTSLGRHIYAVGSNSEAARLSGVNIQGVKLFTYVLSGVLAGVTGCVLMSRLVTGQPNEGVMYELDAIASAVIGGTSLMGGAGAISGTAIGAFVIGVLRNGLNMNGVSSFIQQIIIGVVILGTVWIDQLRSRKL encoded by the coding sequence ATGCTTGAAATGACATCGGACCGGACCCAGGCCGTCGACCGGACGGCACGACAGCGACGTCGCGACCTCATCCAGAAGTTCGCGGCCTTGGGAAGCCTGATCGCACTTGTGATCGCGTTCTCGATCACGAGCGCGGCTTTCTTCTCGGTCGGCAACATGATGACCGTCTGCCTGCAAGTGACCTCCATCGCGTATCTTGGCGTCGCTGCCACCTGCGTGATCATCACGGGCGGCATCGACCTTTCCGTGGGCTCGGTGCTCGCGCTTGCAGGGGTGTCGGCGGCGCTGCTGGTGAAGGCCGGCATGCCGGTGCCGGTTGCCATGCTCGGCGGGATCACGGTGGGCGGCCTGTGCGGGTTCGTCAACGGCATCTGCGTGACGCGCATGGGCTTGCCGCCATTCATCGCGACGCTCGGCATGATGCTGGTCGCACGCGGTCTTGCGCTTGAGATCACTGGGGCGCGCCCCGTCTCAGACCTCGGCGATGCGTTTGGCGCACTCGGCAACGGCGCGTTGTTCCGCCTCTCCCACATCGGTCCGGACGGTTTTCCGGACACGACCTTTCCCGGCATCCCATACCCCGTCGTCATCATGATCGTGCTGTTCGTCGCGGGTTCGGTGCTGCTCTCGAAGACTTCGCTCGGCCGTCACATCTATGCCGTCGGCTCGAATTCGGAGGCAGCCCGACTCTCCGGCGTCAACATTCAGGGCGTGAAGCTTTTCACTTACGTGCTATCCGGTGTACTGGCCGGCGTAACGGGATGCGTGCTGATGTCGCGGCTCGTGACCGGTCAGCCCAACGAGGGCGTCATGTACGAGCTCGATGCGATCGCGAGCGCGGTGATCGGAGGCACGTCGCTGATGGGAGGCGCGGGCGCGATTTCCGGCACGGCAATCGGCGCGTTCGTGATCGGGGTACTTCGCAATGGTCTGAACATGAACGGGGTATCCAGTTTCATTCAGCAGATCATCATCGGCGTCGTGATTCTAGGCACCGTCTGGATCGACCAGTTGCGAAGCCGGAAGCTGTAA
- a CDS encoding sugar kinase: protein MSAEARKVVVVTRRTRLEDLIARHHTLAQAKFYIEHLGADFSDYLAENAAYARSMELTVRALEDWGRYQLVDRSYLPNFIFASDDIVVALGQDGLVANSMKYLDGQPLIGLNPEPSRWDGILLPFEPRELGAVLADVAHGRRPTKAVTMAEARLSDGQVLRAVNDLFIGPRTHASALYEIELGKRRESQSSSGIIISTGLGSTAWLKSVVTGAFGVARAIGERTGNFQYQPQPWDSPELTFAVREPFPSRVSKTELVFGHVSPGQPLRLRSRMPENGVIFSDGIEADYLRFTAGMEATVSVAARQGCLVV from the coding sequence ATGAGCGCCGAGGCCCGCAAGGTTGTGGTGGTGACGCGCCGCACGCGGCTCGAGGACCTGATTGCGCGGCATCACACGCTGGCGCAGGCGAAGTTCTACATTGAGCACCTTGGCGCCGATTTCTCGGACTACCTCGCCGAGAATGCAGCGTACGCCCGCAGCATGGAGCTGACCGTGCGCGCGCTCGAGGACTGGGGGCGTTACCAGTTGGTCGACCGGAGCTACCTGCCGAATTTCATCTTCGCGTCCGACGATATCGTCGTGGCGCTGGGACAGGACGGGTTGGTCGCGAACTCGATGAAGTACCTCGATGGTCAGCCGCTGATCGGGCTGAACCCGGAGCCTTCGAGGTGGGACGGCATCTTGCTTCCGTTCGAGCCGCGGGAGCTTGGGGCGGTACTCGCTGACGTCGCTCACGGCCGCCGTCCGACGAAGGCAGTCACGATGGCGGAGGCGAGGCTCTCGGACGGTCAGGTGCTGCGTGCCGTCAACGACCTTTTCATCGGCCCGCGCACGCATGCTTCGGCGCTCTACGAGATCGAGCTAGGCAAGCGGCGCGAATCGCAGTCGTCCTCCGGCATCATCATCTCCACGGGGCTGGGTTCGACGGCCTGGCTCAAGAGTGTCGTGACGGGAGCGTTCGGCGTCGCACGTGCAATCGGGGAAAGGACGGGAAACTTCCAGTATCAGCCGCAACCCTGGGATAGTCCCGAACTCACCTTCGCCGTGCGCGAGCCGTTTCCGAGCCGGGTATCGAAGACCGAACTGGTATTTGGCCACGTGAGCCCAGGGCAGCCGCTGCGACTTCGCTCGCGCATGCCCGAAAACGGCGTGATCTTTTCTGATGGGATCGAGGCCGACTACCTGAGATTTACCGCAGGGATGGAAGCAACGGTGTCCGTCGCGGCGAGACAGGGGTGCCTGGTTGTGTAG